The Ignavibacteriales bacterium genome has a window encoding:
- a CDS encoding RNA-directed DNA polymerase, whose protein sequence is MLSSDLKEAFSQENIEQAWLWTRTNSNREYKQYFRHIYRAYAITIPRSLQYLRNRLNKETFTPSYATKFYFPKKSGILRPYSLLCVEDQIVYQALVNIVANKLVRQVGSRYQKSIFGNLYAGKKSLYFYQDWRKGYGAFSEVIRDTVDRGFIYSASFDLTACYDSIDHKVLCHFLEKLGLQKEFCKFLCDCLLHWTVAQNERPIFIGHGIPQGPLPSGLLSEVVLRHFDEDKRNPRQITYFRYVDDIRLFSKSESSLRSELVKLDKSSKEIGLFPQSGKIEIHKVKNIDEEIKSISHPPEWEAMSFDPNQKSIRDRLVKLTPRYKVSNETRFKYVLGRAAPKAELAERLLKVVEKQPHLYRSIFGHLTRAPKLSSKVSSLCIKLLKTNDLYASFSASLIRSVRDNLNKKQLPNLYNYCRSRLNGRFLTSDPELRAVVVGVLLKNGKLTWAQAKYNVSWSQSWWVRSAIIGDINISLIGIPSYQNLIDLLMRDRSPDVSVVAVEHLLSAALHPAGNLGEINIIGQYGLRNAGETGRVVEGVCILSRFIISTLGNRTAGIRWKNICGNKYTDILGKIVRWAAYAQTDATAWVNLTDTINDLILDRLFQHDSTIGNRILGNFGSVMQAGSRFAHKYPLLYNAVITIHKRRLESDLSHAITRGSGRITRPIRFKEIPRLKTLLSSGYNELWRKW, encoded by the coding sequence ATGCTAAGTTCTGATTTAAAGGAGGCTTTTTCACAAGAAAATATTGAACAAGCATGGTTGTGGACTAGAACAAATTCGAATAGAGAATATAAGCAGTACTTCCGACATATCTATCGAGCTTATGCAATTACAATTCCACGATCTCTTCAGTACTTGCGTAATAGATTAAACAAAGAAACCTTTACTCCATCTTATGCTACAAAATTTTATTTCCCCAAGAAGTCTGGTATCCTGAGACCTTACTCTCTTCTTTGTGTAGAAGATCAGATAGTTTACCAAGCATTGGTCAATATTGTGGCTAATAAGCTGGTAAGACAAGTTGGCTCAAGATATCAAAAAAGTATTTTCGGAAACTTATATGCTGGCAAAAAAAGTCTATATTTCTATCAAGATTGGCGAAAAGGATACGGAGCGTTCTCTGAAGTCATCAGAGATACAGTAGATCGTGGTTTTATCTATTCAGCTTCATTTGACCTTACTGCTTGTTACGATTCAATTGATCATAAAGTCCTCTGCCATTTTCTTGAAAAGCTTGGTCTTCAGAAGGAGTTCTGCAAGTTTCTTTGTGATTGTCTTCTTCATTGGACTGTGGCACAAAATGAACGTCCAATATTTATTGGTCATGGTATTCCTCAAGGCCCATTACCCTCTGGATTGTTATCTGAAGTTGTTTTAAGGCATTTTGATGAAGATAAGCGCAATCCAAGACAAATTACCTACTTCCGTTATGTTGATGACATCAGACTTTTTTCAAAATCAGAATCTTCGCTTCGAAGTGAACTTGTCAAGCTTGATAAAAGCAGTAAAGAAATTGGTCTTTTCCCTCAAAGTGGAAAGATAGAAATACACAAAGTTAAAAACATCGATGAGGAGATTAAAAGCATAAGTCATCCTCCTGAATGGGAAGCAATGTCTTTTGATCCAAATCAGAAATCAATTAGAGATAGACTTGTCAAATTAACACCACGATATAAAGTTTCGAATGAAACTCGATTCAAATATGTTCTTGGTCGCGCCGCACCAAAAGCTGAACTTGCTGAGCGTCTTCTAAAGGTTGTTGAGAAGCAACCACATCTCTATCGTTCAATATTTGGCCACTTAACGAGAGCACCCAAACTCTCCTCAAAGGTATCTTCTCTGTGTATTAAATTACTTAAGACGAACGATCTTTATGCTTCATTCTCTGCTTCGCTTATTCGATCTGTGCGCGATAATCTAAATAAAAAGCAGTTACCTAATTTATACAATTATTGTCGATCTCGTCTTAATGGTCGATTTCTTACGAGCGATCCCGAGCTTCGAGCTGTTGTTGTCGGCGTGCTTCTAAAAAACGGTAAACTCACATGGGCTCAAGCCAAGTACAATGTTTCTTGGAGTCAAAGTTGGTGGGTTCGTTCAGCAATTATCGGTGATATTAATATTTCTCTAATCGGTATTCCTTCTTACCAGAATTTAATTGATTTACTAATGCGAGATCGATCGCCAGATGTGTCAGTAGTTGCAGTTGAGCATCTTCTTAGTGCAGCACTTCATCCTGCAGGCAATCTCGGTGAAATTAATATCATAGGGCAATATGGTCTTCGCAATGCAGGTGAAACTGGAAGAGTCGTTGAAGGAGTTTGCATATTATCTCGCTTCATTATTTCCACACTAGGAAATCGAACTGCAGGAATACGTTGGAAGAATATTTGTGGCAATAAATATACCGATATCCTCGGTAAAATTGTACGTTGGGCTGCTTATGCGCAAACAGATGCAACTGCCTGGGTGAATCTAACTGACACAATTAATGATTTAATTTTGGATAGGCTTTTTCAGCATGATAGTACAATTGGTAATCGTATCCTTGGTAATTTTGGTTCAGTCATGCAAGCCGGTAGTAGGTTTGCACATAAATATCCTTTATTGTACAATGCAGTTATCACAATACATAAACGTCGCCTCGAATCAGATCTAAGTCATGCGATAACAAGAGGATCAGGACGAATAACTCGACCAATTCGTTTTAAAGAAATTCCTAGGCTTAAGACACTACTCTCGTCTGGATATAATGAGCTTTGGAGAAAGTGGTGA